A genomic segment from Thermoplasmatales archaeon encodes:
- a CDS encoding endonuclease V, with protein sequence MLFRTDFEDYDLYSYFYGLVSQIPRGKVSTYGSLAKALGDPVSARACGYMLSINENPDTIPCYRVVKSTGEVWKYTHPLGTEEKIRRLNADGISIKNGAIDNFKDYFFGHFNTIYPLKKMQEEQNLLSNYVVLEDDFNFDLIGAIDVSYDDFNGYAAFVSQDGDDIDIATIVLPVRFPYIPSYLAYREFRFISKLCKGYKGTLLVDASGYLHPRKIGLASFAGLILDVPTIGVSKSILTGKVSGNWIMNENNRAGYIINKKTIVSAGHRISLDSSIKLVRKIGSDKYPEILKIAHNKTVELRRSFSDALAQTNL encoded by the coding sequence ATGCTATTTAGAACAGATTTTGAGGACTATGACTTGTATTCTTATTTTTATGGTCTTGTTTCTCAGATCCCGAGAGGAAAAGTTTCTACGTATGGTTCTCTAGCAAAAGCACTAGGAGATCCTGTTTCTGCAAGAGCGTGTGGATACATGCTATCCATAAACGAAAATCCAGACACTATCCCCTGTTATCGTGTCGTAAAATCCACAGGCGAGGTCTGGAAATACACTCACCCACTCGGTACAGAAGAGAAAATTAGAAGATTAAATGCTGATGGTATATCTATTAAAAATGGAGCGATTGATAACTTCAAAGATTACTTCTTTGGTCATTTCAACACTATCTATCCGCTAAAAAAAATGCAAGAGGAACAAAATCTATTATCGAATTACGTAGTTCTCGAAGACGATTTCAACTTCGATCTTATTGGCGCAATAGATGTCTCGTATGATGATTTTAATGGGTATGCGGCATTCGTGTCTCAGGACGGGGACGATATAGACATAGCAACTATCGTCCTTCCAGTAAGATTTCCATATATTCCGAGTTATCTAGCATATCGGGAATTCAGATTTATCTCTAAATTATGCAAAGGATACAAAGGGACGCTTTTGGTAGACGCGAGTGGTTATCTCCATCCGAGAAAAATAGGCCTTGCTAGTTTTGCAGGCCTAATTCTTGATGTACCTACAATAGGTGTATCAAAATCTATACTGACCGGGAAAGTTAGTGGGAATTGGATTATGAACGAAAACAATAGAGCTGGTTATATCATCAACAAAAAAACCATTGTTAGTGCAGGGCATAGGATCAGTCTTGATTCTTCGATCAAACTGGTCAGAAAGATCGGGTCAGATAAGTATCCAGAGATTCTGAAGATCGCACACAATAAGACTGTTGAACTCCGACGTTCATTTTCGGATGCCCTCGCACAGACGAATCTATAA
- a CDS encoding MMPL family transporter — MFENSFQKLARISSKHSIKVLIIWLILLFVLLPFASLLFSQTSYNLASSVVPPNSMATRANNLQSEYFPSNSTNSSAMAIVTTGTSVTSNGTMGNFNKAEAGVVSYLQGQGIKSNFTSIVSIENSSLIGGAKLGLGLVNGTYPLIQSVSQMNATVNMTIGVEFGLPAIYLDTYNSTSYNRNDAFNKMLANSTTPLTKNFTLSFAQELNTTSVNITNISNAINYTVRNQSSNFSKLISKNQNLQYFFTSVVSAINFGNYLSAENAKHLPSLVKEVSIPIIKQALPSKATKFIVNDLNISVSSFIGNVLNLTSFNPHFFQNLTALLVAHGVNSYFYRSPFVSTGSNSGLQTFIKDLNNTKNIGLVTSRILLNDSFSNYPILPARNVYNQFIGTDNSTVIFLLDVSVNLSVSQISKVHSIFLSYLDPSNVKVYVAGAAALDNQIGSETLGGMERALIIGIALSIVVVGIFFRSVTAAFLPLTVFGFSAAISLAINGLLYKYVLHATVSFVTPTLLLILLLGLSSDYSVYIMARYRREMRHGNPDPVSETGKWAGHAVFTSGFTVAISYVVLYLSHVPIMSDAGITNAIGVVVAILVANTLLIAIISHFQKRVFGIRKEDSTKTERNVMAGIAHTVVKNKGKIVVVFLILSLVGGYFYFTTPTNMNVFSLIPSSSGVQAIDAVNSSFNGDFFDRGFIVIEFPSPVYSKETGFNTTEINQVTAIENKIIETKGISEVFGPTMPFGTYVPYNYSGIPSRYVDDYLNQSLTFVGTDSRYIMLDFQLSNLAWLSSSSSVVSSLPGVINSAGGNVVSTDIGGLTQGLNDAFSYTSSSFDKMVPILCIAIFAILLLQLGSVFTPIRLILMVLASVVISLVIAYAIDIFALSYPIIIFLPLFTVVTLLAVGLDYDIFMVARVREEVIKGRSDTEGIRTSITENGGVITTLGILLFVTFGSLVFSDVGIITEMGIGLALGVLVDTFVSWPFFVPAIMLYLEKYNWWPSKLSKRN; from the coding sequence ATGTTTGAGAATTCCTTTCAGAAGCTTGCTAGGATATCCTCAAAGCATTCTATCAAAGTTTTAATTATTTGGTTAATACTACTCTTTGTTCTCCTCCCTTTTGCATCATTACTATTTAGCCAGACCTCATATAACCTTGCCTCGAGTGTCGTTCCTCCGAATTCTATGGCTACTAGGGCGAACAACCTACAATCGGAGTATTTTCCGTCAAATTCTACTAATTCATCCGCAATGGCGATCGTTACAACGGGTACATCTGTAACCTCTAACGGAACTATGGGGAATTTCAACAAAGCTGAAGCGGGAGTAGTTAGCTATTTGCAAGGGCAAGGGATTAAATCTAACTTTACTTCAATAGTATCGATAGAAAATTCTAGCCTTATTGGAGGGGCCAAATTAGGTCTTGGCCTTGTCAATGGAACTTATCCTTTGATCCAGTCTGTTTCTCAGATGAATGCCACGGTAAATATGACAATAGGAGTTGAATTTGGTCTCCCAGCCATTTATTTAGATACTTATAATTCTACGTCTTATAATAGAAATGATGCATTCAATAAAATGCTGGCTAATTCGACCACGCCATTGACTAAAAATTTTACATTATCTTTTGCTCAGGAGCTAAATACCACAAGTGTAAACATAACAAACATTAGCAATGCGATCAATTATACTGTAAGGAATCAGTCATCTAATTTTTCAAAGCTTATTTCAAAGAATCAAAATCTCCAATACTTCTTCACTTCTGTGGTAAGTGCTATAAATTTCGGCAATTATTTAAGCGCTGAAAACGCTAAACATCTCCCATCACTCGTCAAGGAGGTTTCAATACCGATAATTAAACAAGCATTACCAAGCAAAGCGACAAAGTTCATCGTAAATGATTTGAATATTTCAGTAAGTTCGTTCATAGGAAATGTACTGAATCTTACTTCATTTAACCCGCACTTTTTCCAAAATTTAACCGCGCTTTTGGTAGCTCATGGCGTTAATTCCTATTTTTATAGAAGCCCGTTTGTTTCAACTGGAAGTAACAGCGGCCTTCAAACGTTCATAAAAGACCTAAATAACACCAAGAATATTGGTCTTGTAACTTCGAGAATATTATTGAATGATAGTTTCTCAAACTACCCTATCTTACCAGCAAGAAACGTGTATAACCAGTTTATCGGCACTGATAACAGTACAGTTATATTCTTGTTAGATGTAAGTGTGAATCTAAGCGTCAGCCAGATTAGCAAGGTCCATTCAATTTTCTTAAGTTACCTTGATCCTTCTAATGTTAAAGTGTACGTTGCCGGTGCAGCTGCGTTGGATAACCAGATAGGATCAGAAACACTAGGCGGGATGGAAAGGGCTCTGATCATTGGAATAGCGCTATCGATAGTTGTTGTTGGAATATTCTTCAGATCTGTGACCGCTGCGTTTTTACCTCTGACTGTCTTTGGATTTTCAGCTGCTATTTCTTTGGCGATAAATGGTCTGCTTTACAAATACGTGCTGCATGCAACGGTATCATTCGTTACTCCTACGTTGCTTCTTATCCTGCTTCTGGGACTTTCGAGTGATTACAGCGTATACATAATGGCAAGGTATAGGAGAGAAATGCGACATGGAAATCCTGATCCCGTTTCTGAGACCGGAAAGTGGGCAGGACATGCTGTATTTACCTCAGGATTTACAGTTGCTATTTCTTACGTAGTGTTGTATCTCTCTCATGTACCGATAATGAGTGATGCCGGGATCACAAATGCAATAGGCGTTGTCGTTGCAATACTTGTTGCTAACACCTTGCTTATTGCTATAATAAGCCACTTTCAAAAGAGAGTCTTTGGCATCAGAAAGGAGGACAGCACTAAAACAGAAAGAAATGTTATGGCTGGCATCGCTCACACTGTAGTTAAGAACAAAGGAAAAATTGTTGTTGTATTCCTCATCCTTTCTTTGGTTGGTGGGTATTTCTATTTTACAACCCCAACGAACATGAATGTTTTTTCCTTGATCCCAAGCAGTAGCGGTGTCCAGGCTATTGATGCTGTAAACAGCAGTTTTAATGGGGATTTTTTTGATAGAGGATTTATAGTGATAGAATTTCCTTCACCAGTTTACAGCAAAGAAACTGGATTCAATACGACGGAAATAAACCAGGTAACTGCAATTGAAAATAAGATAATCGAAACTAAGGGCATTAGTGAAGTTTTCGGGCCCACTATGCCATTCGGGACTTATGTCCCTTATAATTATTCGGGCATTCCGAGCAGATACGTGGACGATTACCTTAATCAATCTCTTACTTTTGTAGGCACTGATTCTAGATACATAATGCTGGACTTTCAGCTCAGTAATTTGGCCTGGCTGAGCTCATCGTCATCAGTTGTTTCTTCTCTACCAGGTGTAATAAACAGTGCAGGTGGCAATGTTGTATCAACAGATATCGGAGGGCTTACCCAAGGCCTGAACGATGCATTCAGTTATACCTCCAGCAGTTTTGACAAGATGGTCCCGATACTGTGCATAGCTATATTCGCTATTCTACTACTCCAGCTTGGTTCTGTTTTTACACCGATACGTTTGATACTCATGGTGCTTGCCTCCGTTGTTATCTCGCTCGTTATAGCATATGCGATAGACATTTTTGCCCTCTCCTACCCTATAATAATATTTCTCCCCTTGTTTACTGTTGTGACTTTATTGGCAGTTGGATTAGATTACGATATTTTCATGGTTGCGCGAGTAAGGGAAGAGGTAATAAAAGGAAGAAGTGATACTGAGGGTATAAGAACAAGTATAACAGAGAACGGAGGTGTAATAACTACCCTTGGAATTCTTCTCTTTGTTACCTTTGGATCGCTCGTATTCAGTGATGTTGGCATAATTACTGAAATGGGGATCGGGCTCGCTCTTGGAGTTCTTGTGGACACATTTGTAAGCTGGCCATTTTTTGTCCCCGCTATCATGCTCTATCTTGAAAAATATAACTGGTGGCCTTCTAAACTTTCAAAGAGAAATTAA
- a CDS encoding NfeD family protein — MYSILLIIIGFLVGAWITRLLLRYPFGRHPVTGKETLIGMRGVVVRSTDDLMEVKLNNKQIWRAMSADGHKISTGTDVMVKNVDNLTVVIEEAASSGSTD; from the coding sequence GTGTATAGTATACTATTAATAATTATTGGGTTCCTAGTTGGAGCGTGGATAACTCGGTTACTTCTAAGGTACCCATTTGGTAGGCATCCAGTTACAGGAAAAGAAACATTAATTGGAATGAGAGGCGTAGTGGTAAGATCCACGGACGATCTAATGGAAGTGAAACTAAACAATAAACAGATATGGAGAGCCATGTCTGCTGATGGTCACAAAATATCCACAGGAACTGACGTGATGGTGAAGAACGTTGATAACCTTACAGTTGTAATTGAAGAAGCTGCATCCTCAGGCTCGACTGATTAG
- a CDS encoding phosphoglycolate phosphatase, whose product MIKLVILDVDGTITDQNRLISTKAIEAIRTAEQNGVVVSLISGNVIPVMYALKIFLGINGPVFAENGGVEFNTDITPFFTMDEPKRFYRKLLELNLCEGILTNTWRYCSVGYFPKEEKVEEIYELSKDYNVELTDSSFSWHILNKGQNKGYAIRKLIEKFSMSPDNILACGDSLNDMPMFSLPVKKAVPKNAKQELKSLADYISAKDHGDSIADILSRIDSF is encoded by the coding sequence ATGATCAAGCTTGTGATCCTGGATGTTGATGGCACAATAACTGATCAGAACAGGCTGATATCTACCAAAGCCATAGAAGCTATAAGAACGGCTGAGCAAAATGGTGTTGTCGTTTCTCTGATCAGCGGCAACGTGATTCCGGTGATGTATGCGTTGAAAATATTTCTAGGCATTAACGGTCCGGTGTTTGCTGAAAATGGCGGAGTGGAATTTAATACCGACATTACACCATTCTTCACGATGGATGAGCCAAAGCGATTCTACAGGAAGCTCCTTGAACTGAACCTCTGTGAAGGCATCCTTACCAATACCTGGAGATACTGTTCTGTTGGTTATTTCCCAAAAGAGGAAAAGGTAGAGGAAATATATGAATTGTCAAAGGATTATAATGTTGAGCTCACCGACAGCAGCTTTTCATGGCACATTCTAAATAAAGGACAGAACAAGGGATATGCTATCAGGAAATTGATTGAAAAGTTCTCCATGTCTCCAGATAATATACTGGCTTGTGGGGATTCTCTCAACGATATGCCTATGTTTTCTTTACCAGTTAAAAAAGCAGTGCCGAAAAATGCCAAACAAGAGTTAAAATCTCTGGCGGACTATATATCCGCAAAGGATCATGGAGATAGTATTGCGGACATACTTTCACGGATTGACAGTTTTTAA
- a CDS encoding dihydroorotase — protein sequence MASELVFSGNFFVDGRFRELEIGVSDGIIDSIGKNLQGERRIRIEGPILPAGTDIHVHFRDPGETEKEDFRTGTTAALFGGNTTVFDMPNNRIPITDRVSFEDKFSQVRSKAFCDFGLYSMFVGNNAELIDPRSSGIKIYLGGSTNTVGLSKIDDKQIEKLDSYNKPVIFHAESQECLDRYRPSYVGTLREHNLARPEECENLAIEYINKFKVKKKIAAHLSSTKSVSIAASSVMKEVTPHHIFLNDELSLGSWGKVNPPLRSRSVMNGLFELYLAGKFDIISSDHAPHTQAEKEEFNHAASGIIGVETRIPILLALFSKKILDINTLVRTAILNPANVMDLKKGKIAVGYYADFLNFDLGETRRIDESRLHSKTKTSPFNDFEAIFPKNVIMRGQLLIEDHELIEDHIGLNVKDLKTVNP from the coding sequence ATGGCTTCGGAGTTGGTTTTTTCTGGTAATTTTTTCGTTGATGGGCGCTTCAGAGAACTCGAAATTGGTGTTTCTGACGGTATAATAGATAGTATTGGAAAGAACCTGCAAGGTGAAAGGAGAATCCGTATTGAAGGTCCGATATTGCCAGCTGGAACTGATATTCACGTTCATTTTCGCGACCCTGGCGAAACAGAAAAAGAAGACTTTAGAACTGGAACAACTGCTGCATTATTCGGAGGCAACACGACGGTTTTTGACATGCCCAATAACCGTATACCTATAACCGACCGCGTAAGTTTCGAGGATAAGTTCTCCCAGGTTAGATCCAAGGCTTTCTGCGACTTTGGCCTTTACTCGATGTTCGTCGGAAATAATGCGGAATTGATAGATCCGAGGAGCAGCGGGATAAAGATTTATCTGGGAGGAAGCACGAACACTGTTGGGCTCTCAAAGATCGATGATAAGCAGATTGAGAAATTGGATTCTTACAACAAGCCAGTGATCTTTCATGCGGAAAGTCAGGAATGCCTTGATCGGTACCGACCTAGTTATGTCGGAACTCTGCGGGAACACAACCTTGCAAGACCTGAAGAATGTGAAAATTTGGCGATAGAATATATAAACAAGTTCAAGGTAAAGAAAAAAATAGCCGCACACCTTAGCTCTACGAAGTCTGTCTCCATCGCTGCCTCTTCTGTTATGAAAGAGGTGACTCCTCACCATATATTCCTGAACGACGAATTGTCACTCGGTTCGTGGGGTAAGGTTAACCCGCCACTCAGATCCCGCAGTGTGATGAATGGGCTTTTCGAGCTTTATCTTGCCGGCAAATTTGACATAATCTCTTCAGATCATGCACCGCATACGCAGGCGGAAAAAGAAGAATTTAACCATGCAGCTTCTGGGATCATAGGGGTTGAGACAAGAATACCGATCTTGCTCGCTTTATTCAGCAAGAAAATTTTGGACATAAACACTCTTGTTCGCACCGCGATATTGAATCCTGCAAACGTGATGGATCTGAAGAAAGGGAAAATTGCTGTAGGATATTATGCAGATTTCCTGAACTTCGATCTAGGCGAAACCAGACGTATTGACGAAAGTCGATTGCACTCAAAAACTAAGACTTCTCCATTCAACGATTTTGAGGCAATCTTTCCCAAGAATGTTATAATGCGTGGTCAGCTTTTAATTGAAGACCACGAATTGATAGAGGATCACATCGGTTTGAATGTCAAGGATTTAAAAACTGTCAATCCGTGA
- a CDS encoding 7-carboxy-7-deazaguanine synthase QueE, producing MLITETFHSIQGEGIMIGVPMFFVRTNGCNLRCRWCDSTYTFSGGKEADMKTLLNLVSQAPEKWICFTGGEPLVQRDAPTFVRGVIDRGKNLLLETSGSLSILPYTFSRSVVIDMDIKTPSSGEERRLFTNNLSYLRDTDYAKFVIADDTDFEFARKFISAHNLPCEKILQPAWGTDMKWLVEKVLDLKMDVRVLPQLHKLLWGEKRGV from the coding sequence TTGTTAATAACCGAAACGTTTCACAGCATACAGGGAGAAGGGATTATGATAGGTGTCCCGATGTTCTTTGTACGCACAAACGGATGTAACTTGAGATGCAGGTGGTGTGATTCCACGTATACATTTTCAGGTGGTAAAGAAGCCGACATGAAAACTCTTCTTAACCTGGTTTCCCAGGCACCAGAAAAATGGATCTGTTTCACGGGTGGTGAACCATTGGTACAGCGAGACGCCCCAACTTTTGTGCGTGGTGTAATCGACCGTGGAAAGAACCTTCTCCTAGAGACAAGCGGATCCCTGAGCATACTTCCATATACCTTTTCGAGGAGCGTCGTGATCGACATGGACATAAAGACACCATCATCTGGAGAAGAAAGACGATTATTTACAAATAATCTCAGTTATCTTAGAGACACCGATTATGCCAAGTTTGTCATAGCAGATGATACGGATTTTGAATTCGCTAGAAAATTCATAAGTGCGCATAATCTTCCATGCGAAAAAATTCTCCAACCTGCCTGGGGAACCGATATGAAATGGCTGGTCGAGAAAGTTCTTGACTTAAAAATGGATGTCCGTGTACTTCCGCAACTGCACAAGCTCCTGTGGGGGGAGAAAAGAGGGGTCTAA
- a CDS encoding Xaa-Pro peptidase family protein, producing the protein MEHKLLEQRLKKIFEYAKDVDALLIMQGDENSVDKTFFYITDPDGGIFESSALIVKPDNVKILTSQLEEEIARRTGMDVIVTKGMADLKKQIIENLKGLNTIGLNYTSLTLEQYRDLLRIVPDKEFVNISSSIEESRRLKDPEELNRIREAAKIASEAIQNVIPKIREGMTETELASEMVYQMMRLGASEPSFSTIVAFGKNASMPHYTPGDAKLKRGDFVLIDYGAIYKRYCSDVTRTMVFGKASEEQKEVYDTVLAAQKAGFSKIRENVNGKDVDLAARNVIDGSKYKGRFIHSLGHGVGMDVHDHPAFSPNFDIPIKENMVVTVEPGIYIPDFGGVRIEDDVIVKKDGCEIISTAPRDLIEL; encoded by the coding sequence ATGGAACACAAACTTCTTGAGCAGAGGCTAAAGAAAATATTCGAGTATGCAAAAGACGTGGACGCCCTCCTTATTATGCAGGGTGATGAAAATTCCGTTGACAAAACTTTTTTCTATATAACTGACCCTGATGGCGGAATATTTGAATCTTCTGCCCTCATAGTGAAACCTGATAACGTAAAGATCCTTACGAGCCAGCTTGAGGAAGAAATCGCAAGGAGAACAGGCATGGACGTTATCGTAACTAAAGGGATGGCAGATCTGAAAAAACAGATCATAGAGAACCTTAAGGGGCTTAACACAATCGGCCTAAATTATACCTCCCTGACACTGGAGCAGTACAGGGATCTTCTGCGTATTGTGCCCGATAAGGAATTTGTAAATATTTCAAGTTCTATAGAAGAGTCGAGGCGCCTGAAAGATCCAGAGGAACTAAACAGAATCAGGGAAGCAGCAAAGATTGCCAGTGAAGCAATTCAGAACGTGATTCCCAAGATAAGAGAAGGCATGACGGAAACAGAACTCGCCTCGGAGATGGTCTACCAAATGATGCGCCTGGGAGCGAGCGAACCTTCATTCAGCACAATTGTTGCATTTGGCAAAAATGCTTCCATGCCTCATTACACTCCAGGAGATGCAAAGTTAAAGAGAGGAGACTTTGTTCTTATCGACTACGGCGCAATATACAAGAGATACTGCTCGGACGTTACCAGAACAATGGTTTTCGGCAAGGCCTCAGAAGAACAAAAGGAGGTATACGATACGGTTCTTGCTGCCCAGAAAGCAGGCTTTTCAAAGATAAGAGAAAATGTGAATGGGAAAGATGTCGATCTTGCAGCCAGAAACGTCATAGATGGATCCAAGTACAAGGGGAGATTCATTCATTCCCTTGGGCATGGCGTTGGCATGGATGTTCATGACCATCCGGCATTCTCACCAAATTTCGATATTCCAATAAAGGAAAATATGGTTGTCACTGTCGAACCGGGAATATATATCCCTGATTTTGGCGGTGTGAGGATAGAGGATGATGTCATTGTCAAGAAGGATGGCTGTGAGATAATAAGCACTGCTCCAAGAGATCTTATCGAATTATGA